The following proteins come from a genomic window of Miscanthus floridulus cultivar M001 chromosome 2, ASM1932011v1, whole genome shotgun sequence:
- the LOC136539702 gene encoding uncharacterized protein produces the protein MGGAKAEDKPAAAAADDWCYQFGNKNAFDLKSLKKSPLPLRMVVFAMTMLCGISICSMCMKQLGSDGWSRIVKIEVVEQPCNKSTVPPSEVQFVHYPQPITYSREECKCNAVQFFAIISSQRSGSGWFETLLNSHMNVSSNGEIFSRKERRSNISSIINTLDKVYNLDWNSSASKNECTAAIGFKWMLNQGLVANHVDVVDYFNQRGVSAIFLFRRNLLRQLVSQLANNHDRSLKQLNGTHKAHVHTKHEAHILARYKPRLNTTSLIWQLKQADEYTRDALQNLNNTRHITVYYEDIVRNRTKLFDVLDFLKVPRRNLVSRHVKIHTKPLSAQIENWAEVYSALNGTQYEGFLNAADYVV, from the exons ATGGGGGGCGCCAAGGCGGAGGAcaagcccgccgccgccgctgcagacGATTGGTGCTACCAGTTTGGAAACAAG AATGCATTTGACTTGAAGTCCCTGAAAAAATCACCACTCCCGTTGAGAATGGTTGTCTTTGCTATGACTATGTTATGCGGGATATCTATTTGCTCAATGTGTATGAAGCAACTAGGGAGTGATGGCTGGTCAAGAATCGTcaagattgaagttgtggagcaaCCATGTAATAAGTCCACAGTTCCTCCTTCTGAGGTTCAATTTGTGCATTATCCTCAACCGATAACTTACAGCAG GGAGGAGTGCAAGTGCAATGCTGTCCAATTCTTTGCAATTATATCATCACAGCGATCTGGAAGTGGCTGGTTTGAAACCCTTCTTAACAGCCACATGAATGTTAGCTCCAATGGTGAAATTTTCTCTAGAAAAGAAAGGAGAAGTAACATTTCCTCTATAATAAATACCTTGGATAAAGTGTACAATTTGGATTGGAACAGTAGTGCTTCCAAGAATGAGTGCACTGCAGCTATTGGCTTCAAGTGGATGCTAAATCAG GGTCTTGTGGCAAATCATGTGGATGTAGTGGACTACTTCAATCAAAGAGGAGTCTCTGCAATATTTCTCTTTAGAAGGAATCTGCTCCGTCAGTTGGTATCACAACTAGCGAATAATCATGACAGATCCCTTAAGCAATTAAATGGAACACATAAGGCCCATGTTCACACAAAGCATGAG GCTCATATACTTGCAAGATACAAGCCCAGGCTCAACACGACATCACTAATATGGCAACTGAAACAAGCTGATGAATACACTCGTGATGCTCTTCAAAACCTAAATAACACCCGCCACATCACTGTCTATTACGAGGATATCGTTCGCAACAGAACA AAGCTTTTTGATGTCCTGGATTTCCTCAAAGTGCCGAGGAGGAATCTGGTGAGCCGGCACGTGAAGATACACACAAAGCCACTGTCGGCGCAAATTGAGAACTGGGCCGAAGTCTACAGTGCTCTCAACGGTACCCAGTACGAGGGTTTCCTGAATGCCGCTGACTACGTAGTATAA